TTATGTAGCAGCACGTAGTTAGCATTCCATGCAGCCTGGTCTTAAGTAGCAGAGTGTTCCTGCTGGGGCTCTCTGCTGTCATGTTCAGCTCATCATACCCTGGGCTACTTCTAAAGAGCTGTCtgtctttttttgccttttttttttttccttcctgagtgTTATGTTGTTCCTCATTAACAACCACCTGTGCCTAAACCTGAGCAGGTTTTCTGCTTGTTGGGGTTTTGCTGACCACACTGAATTGTTCTCCATCATGTTACCTGTTTTAAGCAGGCTTTTGGGGGTCTGTTGCTCCATATTAGCAGTTTCCTGGTTCTTGGATTTAGAGAAACATGTATGGACACTAAGCACTCTGCATGACCCCTGCCAGAAGTGTACCAGCTTCTGCATACTGTTTATGTGGTTTGCCCTAGTCTTGGCTGAACTGTGTTTGTTCTTTCAAGGCTTTTAGAGCTGTTCACATTAGGGGAGCAAAGCGAAGTAGAGGCTGGGGCCAGCGACCAGAAGTGCTTCATGGTAGGGCTCAGCCTCCACCCTTTGGTTTCGCTGTGTCTGGGCTCTGGCTGCTGGAGCGGAGGTGGTTCTCCTCCTGCTTAGCATACTGCCCTGCCAGGTAAAGGGGTAGGCTGCCCTACAGCTTGAAAAGAGCTTTTGCATAAAAGGAGTTTGGTAGTTTGTGTGTTGTGCACCTGTTCTGTCGGTAACCCTGCCTCTCCTGGAAGTCCTGGTCTGCCCTGTTGCCTTCCTCCTTCCTAAGTTTTCCTCTCAGCATTTCCTTAGCTGGCTGTGGAGGGGATGATTTATGCTGTGTTTGACAGAGAGAAAGGGGCTTTGGTGAGATCACACAAACATCTGGTGCTGGGAACGTGGACAGTGCAAGCTAAGAGCTGCGATGTTTGCTCACGAATTAAAACACAATCAtgcctgctgctgtgttctggtgctgtgttttgggttttttttttccaaatcccCTCCTGGAGCCTGAAAAGGAAGCGTGTGTGATGTGTGTTTTCCTAGGGACCAAAAGGTCACAGTCCTTGGACCGGTGTCTCGCAGTTCCTGCAGACATCTcagaagatcatccagtttgCGTCAGGGAAGGAACCACAGCCAGGAGACACTATCATCTATGTGGCTGGAGCCTTTGACCTGTTCCGTATCCTTGACTCTGTTTTGTCAGGAAAATGGTGTTGCTCTGTTTGATGTTCTTGTATTTAAGGCACCAGAACAGGATGTCTCGAGGTCTGGCTGTCTTAGACCAAATGACAGCTGTTAGAAAGCACGAGGTGCGTAGAGCAGGCACTTCAACCTTGGGACAGTGCTGGAGTGCCCCAAATGGGTAGAAATTCTGGACAGAGGCAAAGTTGTGTCCATGTAAGGTGGAGCTGGAAAGGTGGCTGGCTTTTGCCCAGAACCTGAGAGCCAGAGGGGAAAGCAGTGAAGTGCCAGTAGttcaaaggcaaaaagcagTTGGGAAATAAACCCCTTGGGATTAATATATTCTGCTGTGGTTTCCTAATGCGTGTGTTTCTGGCTTCCTTTCCCCATTTTCTATGTGAGCTTCAATTCCTTAAATAGTTCTCCAGATATTGGGCATGTAGATTTCCTGGAGAAGGTTCACCAGCTGGCAGAGAGACCCTACATCATTGCTGGGCTGCACTTCGACCAGGTTTGTGATGTTCAAAGGCAGAACAGCTTGGCTGCTGTTCCTTCTGAAACAAGCAGGCTGTGCTCCGGGAGAAAGGGAAGGGTTGTATTGGCTGGTACAGAATGCTTGTATTAGGAGAGAGTGAAAAGGAAGAGGATcacattgttttaattttgactGATGCTTTGCCTTAGGAAGTAAATCGTTACAAAGGGAAGAATTATCCCATCATGAACATCCACGAGAGAACACTCAGTGTCTTGGCCTGCAGGGTAagtgcctgcagctctgtcccTTTGTGCTGTTCCAGAAGTTGCTGAGATGACATTCTTCACTCATAGCTAACAGCCCTGCCTGAATTCTTTAGAATGTGCTGAGAAGGCAAAGACAGGACTGATTGCTTCCTGCTACCAGAGCTGTGCTCCCAAGGAGGCACTTGGCTTAGCTGTCATCCCAACTAACCCGAGTCAGTGAATCCATCCACATCTTCCACCAGCAGTGAAAAGGcagagtgctgctctgctctatGCAGAGACACCTGCATTGTTGCAGAAAACCATCTCCTTTCTGCAACAGGGAAGAAACACAGGGGGGCTCAGAAAAGTGTGCTCTGAGCAGTTAATATGGGGATTTGCTGTATGATGCCTGCCAGAAAGCGTCGTCCTTAGTGGAACAAAAAGATGCTGTGTGACAAATAGTGGCTGCTGAACTCACCTTCTGCTTGGGCTCATAACTCTATAACCAGATAACCTCCTCgagtgctttgttttgtttaaaaccaaccaaccaaccaaccctAATAATAACCTAAACTCTCTGTTTTGTAGTATGTCTCAGAAGTGGTGATTGGAGCCCCCTATGCTGTCACTGCTGATCTGCTGGATCACTTCAAGGTGAGTCTTTGTGTATGGATGTACACAAGGATGTTGGGTTTTGACGTGCATAGAGAGCTAAAATGgcactggagagcagcagagcaacGAAGGGTTCTGCTCAGTGTGTTTAGGGAAGCTCTGGCTGGAGACTGAGCCTCCAGGTTCTGATGTTGGTTTTCCTCATGTCCCACCTCTGCTTAGTGAGTGACAGAGTTACTGTCACCTTCTGGAGGGATGTGATGGTGTCAGTGACTTTGTCCCTCTCTCTAGGTAACTCTTGTGTGTCATGGGATGACTGAGGTGGTTCCAGACAAGGATGGTTCTGATCCATATGAGGTAAGGTGCCAACTACTGCAGCCTGTGCTTTGTCATGATGGGTGACAGGTATGGTTTTGTTCATGCTCCTGGGCTGAGATGTGAATGGCAGTGCTTGCTACCAGCACATCCTGGGCAGCTGGCTCTGTTTTTACCCACCCCTCAGGGAGCTACTTGTATCATCCACAACAGCCCCATTCTTTAAGTCACTGTTTTGCCTGTTTTCCATACCTTCATGGCAGAATGAGAAATCTGGTGATCCTTGCTCGGTGCCAATCCCTCGCTCAGCTCCTGACTGCATTACGTTTTGCTTCTGGCAATAATTCAGTCTGTATCCGAGGAGATCATCTTGTGCTGTGCCTGGCTGAGCACCCACAGGGCCTTCTGgaccctctgctcagctctcatTTATGGAGCTGTAAATTGGAGGTCCTGCGTGTTCCTTGCAGACAAATCTGCTGTGTTTGTCCACAGGAACCGAAGAGACGTGGCATTTTCCAGCTCGTGGACAGTGGCAGCAATCTCACCACAGATTTAATTGTGCAGAGAATCATCAAGAACAGGTTGGCTTTCTTCATCTCTTAGTTCTGTTCAGTCCTGCTTGTCTGAGGACTGATTGATGGGATTGAGCAGAAAGAAGAAGGGAGTAATTAAGGCACAGAAGAGGAGATCAGTGAACGTGGTCCTTCCTCTTCTGTAGCTTTGTTTTGGAACTTTTGGTGGGCTGCTTCATTGTGAATTTACCAGACTGTATAGGAAAAGGAACAGCTGAACTGTTCTGCAAAAGAATGTGCTTCACAGCATGTTTTATTGCTTTGCCTCTTCTATCAGTGAAGATATTTCCGTGCTGTCTTCTTGTGGATTCAGCATACTGCTTCTTTGCAAGCTTTGCTCTTTTAAGCTTGAGCCCTTCACCTCCAATGACCCCAGTTCAGATCAGTTGTCAGTTTGAATTTGCTGTTGCAGCATTAAGTGGTTTGCTCAGGACAGACCAAGTGTGGAATAGCAGCATCTTCTGCAGAGAGTGAACTGAGTGTGGTGTGAGCAGAGTGGGAGCCTAGGATTTGAGTGATCGTGGCACCCCTGGAAATCTCTCAGAGCTGGCTCTCAAATTGGAGGGTGGTGGGTCGTGATGGggcttctgaaaaacagaacaaaactgcaGAGGAGAGGGCAATACTCTCCTGTTCCAGGTGGTTTTAGTCTCCTAAAGTCTGGATAAGACTGATGGTATTTTATGATTGATGCAGGCTGGAGTTTGAAGCCAGGAACCAGAAGAAGGAAGCCAAAGAGCTGGCAGTATTGGAGGCCATGAAGAGactggaggaggagaagcatTAGACCAGCAGGGAGCTGATGCGTTGCTCACAGAACGCCGCAGCGTCACCTTctggaggagcagggagctCTTCTGGGAAGGACTGAGCGAGGGCAGCACTGCCGGTGTGCTCAGGAtgtgctgccctgccctgtCCTGCACTAATTATGCAGACGTAATGAGTTGGGATCTTGTTGCCTAGTTCTTCCTCTGTTAATCAGCCACTGTTCCCTTTTCCAGGAGAAGatttgagaaaaggaaaaaaaaaaaagaaataatgtttttaattataacTAACGTTTTAACATGTTGATGTGCTTTTACTTTCTGCCATTTCTGGCTTTTAGAAGATTGGAAATGGAGCAGCTGCTCAGGCCCCTCCTGCCCCCATCCACGTTCTGCTGTCCTGATCAGAGTCTGCATTTCGGAGCAGCCCTTCGGGCAGTGGTGCAGACTGGAGGGGGAAcgcacacagcccagcagttCTGTGAGCTTTGGGCTGGGGAGGCCAGGCCCGTCGCTGTGCCTCCTGCTGGTGGTGCTTCTTGGCTGCTGCCTCTACACAAACTCCAGACCCAAACTGCTGCTGGTTTAACTAGATAAAGCCTTTCTCCAGCTGTGCCCGGTGCCGGTGAATCATTTACTTCACAGTGACAGGCAGCAGCTTGGCATCTGCTGGGGGGGCACAGAGAGCCTCTCAGGCCTGATGTTCTCCCTGGTGAGTTGAGGAATTTCTCTTGCACAAGGCTGGAGCATGCAGGGGGGGCTCTTACCAACAGCTTCTCCTGCCATGAGATGAGCAGGACTCAGTGCTCCCCATGGGctgtgcctggggctgtgcttgctgctgctgccggaGCGCACCTTGTGCCTGACAGATGTTACTGAGACGAGTGACCCTGTGGGCTGGAATTCTACTGCTATTTTGTGAGGGTTGAAGTGCAGCACGTTTACCTCCTGCGGGGCTCTGCAGGGCCTGAGGAGGTCTGCGaagagctgggtgctgggctgAGCCCTTCTCTGCCTCGTACATTCCAGGGTGCTGTGCTCGGCCTttccctgcactgtgctgtacCATCCCCTCCATGCCCATTCTTTTGTCCTCTGTTGTAAACTTCTGTTGCTGATCATTAATAAAAGAGTTGAAGAGTTGTCTGTTGGTCTCTTTTGTCCTCGAGTCTGGGTGCCTGACTTTGGCAGTTGCATTAGCCGTGACAGACACGCAGTTGAGATTCTCCTGGTGCCTCGGTGCACTGTGgtgtgcaggcagccctgcGGGGTCCATCCTGCCCACAGTTTGTGCAGATGGGCTGCAGAGCCTCAAGGCCTCACATCAGTGCCATCTGCATAATTGAACGTGTCATCTGTCACAAGGTGCTGCCGCGATCAAACCATCCACCTGTGTGGGAGCACTCGGCCTCCCcatggggtgggaatgggagAACTGTGGGGCTCCTGTCTTCTCCCGGAGCTCCTTGGGCACATCTGATGGGAGCAGTAGGTTCACCTTAGTCCCCAGTGTTGGGTCTGACCCACTTCTCTGCCGCTCTGCTGTCCCATGCTGCTCTCAGAGTTGAGGCTTCTGCCTCgctgacccccagctccccACTGCCGAGCAGCACCGTGCAGCCATCATCACAACCACCTCCGCCTCAGTGACAAATTGACCCCAGGCTGAGAGCATCTGCATGCAATGAGCCGCCCCCAGCACCAACGCAGGTActgctgttattaaaaaatgacaaaaccaTTCCATTTCTGATCCTGGTGCGTGGGTACGTGCCTGCTGGTGTCACTTAACtgccagagaagctgcagcttCGCTTGCTCAGATGGGTGTGTGGTGAGTGGCAttctgtgcagctgctcactgctATTTCTAAGCAGAAAACTTTTGCACATGACATCTCCTACCTCAGGTGCCTGCGGGCCCTTTTAATTCTCCTTCCAAGTCTGCATTTGCTCACATCCCAAGAGTCCCAGAGGGCAACAATGAGTGTGGagtcaaaatgaagaaataaattaaatgaatttaaaatctgTGACTGACTGAGTAATTTTGTGggtatttttttgttcatttgttattttatttgttctttttccttcctttcccaagTGCAGCTCAGAGCTTCGGCTCCGGCATCAACCCCAAGGCAGCTGCCCCTGTGAAGCGCAGTGCTGTGAGCGGTGGCAGCGGTGCTGGGTATGTGGGGCTGTGTAGGGCCCTGGGTgggggcacggtggggtggaGGCACCTTCACAGCGTGGGGCTGAATCAGTCTGCAGACAATTCAGCCCCATCTCTTGCTCAAGGGCTCCAAAGCCTGGGTCTGCATGCTTGGGTGCAGGGTGTTGCCCTGGCTGGGGGTGGTGACCATTGGGGTACTGCTGCACCCAGGTCCTGCTGCCAGAGCCCAGTCTGAGCACCCTGGGGTTGGGCCTTTGCCTGCAGGCAAAGATGGGGGTAGCAGGTCCCCTCCTGGGGCAGTAATTTGCTGGTTGCAGTCAGTTATTTTTCTACTGGGGATGGGAACAGCCAAGGGCACCCAAAAGTACCATCCCTGCCCCTCTAGGACAGTTGGACTGCAGGGTTgaggctgtgccagtgctgtcaTGAGCTCTTACAGATGTGTGAACCTAGAGGCTGAGGTCtcagcagtggcagtgctgggtttGTGTGGGGTCAGTGTGTGGATCCCCCCGATCTCAGTCCATGGCATCCCCCACCCCAGCGTAAAGTCCTTCCTCAGTTTGGCTTGGCGAGGTACaacccccctccctcccccagctTCAGATACATCTCCTGTATTGCTCAGAGAACTGCAGACATGGCAGGGAGGGGTAGGGGCTTATCAGCCATGTGAAAGAAACTTTCCCtctgcaccagctctgctcacaggcactgtgctcagagctgggtTGCTCCAAGCACTGGCAGATCCCCACTTCCCACTGTGGATCCTTGTGCCCATCTGTCCAACCAAGGTGGGCAGTGTTCCAGCTCTGACACTCGGTTTCAAAGGGTTCCCTCTCcctgcactgttttttttgccttcagctCAGCAACGGAGCTTCAGCTTGGGCTTTGTCCCCCAGTACCCGTGGCACTACCGAAGCTCTTACCCACACAGTCCTGGGTGGGCACTGCTTCTCAGGGCATGTATCTGGCAGGGCCCCCCCCTGTACTCCAGATCCTGGTGGGCTCCCCCCAGCCCTGAGGGCTTCCAGGAGCACCTCTATTCCCTCAAGGACAGACAAGATCTCTCCATTCCATGCGCATTTATTGTTACTGTAGAGCCACAGTGCTGCCTCAGACGCCTGCACACTCCGTGGAGACCAAGGACACAgtcacagctgctctgcactggagAGCACCGGGGACCCCCGGCAGCAGCCGGCAGCTCCGTAGCTTGGGGTTCACATCTGTCACACACGGCACCTGTAGGGAGAGCATCACAGAGACCCGTGCTCCTGGGTGGGAACGTTGGAGTGGGGCTGCCCACGGAGCCCCGCAGGTGGGCAGTCCCAGTCCCAGCACATTCCATGACCAGAGCATCCTGGTACTCACCATGGTGCGGAGCGGAGCAGCGAGTCCGACATGgagcgctgcggggcggcgcTGGGCAGCAACTTCGCTGTCGGAGCGGCGGCTGTAGGGCAAGCGGTGGAGACCGGAAAGCAGTCCCGAGGCTCTGCCCACCGGGTAGGAGAGGGGCGCGGCCGCCTGCCGGTACCAGGATGCGGCGGGGCGGCAGAGCAGCGCCACGGCTACGGCCAGAACCAGGCAGCGGGTGGCGCGCATCATGCCAGACGGAGCGCAGCGCTCCGAa
The genomic region above belongs to Lagopus muta isolate bLagMut1 chromosome 18, bLagMut1 primary, whole genome shotgun sequence and contains:
- the PCYT2 gene encoding ethanolamine-phosphate cytidylyltransferase isoform X1 — encoded protein: MLRNGAAGGGAAAQRPVRVWCDGCYDMVHYGHSNQLRQARAMGDYLIVGVHTDEEIAKHKGPPVFTQEERYKMVQAIKWVDEIAPGAPYVTTLETLDKYNCDFCVHGDDITLTIDGKDTYEEVKTAGRYRECKRTQGVSTTDLVGRMLLMTKAHHSNIDEDLDYRKHTDNFGKGPKGHSPWTGVSQFLQTSQKIIQFASGKEPQPGDTIIYVAGAFDLFHIGHVDFLEKVHQLAERPYIIAGLHFDQEVNRYKGKNYPIMNIHERTLSVLACRYVSEVVIGAPYAVTADLLDHFKVTLVCHGMTEVVPDKDGSDPYEEPKRRGIFQLVDSGSNLTTDLIVQRIIKNRLEFEARNQKKEAKELAVLEAMKRLEEEKH
- the PCYT2 gene encoding ethanolamine-phosphate cytidylyltransferase isoform X2, which translates into the protein MLRNGAAGGGAAAQRPVRVWCDGCYDMVHYGHSNQLRQARAMGDYLIVGVHTDEEIAKHKGPPVFTQEERYKMVQAIKWVDEIAPGAPYVTTLETLDKYNCDFCVHGDDITLTIDGKDTYEEVKTAGRYRECKRTQGVSTTDLVGRMLLMTKAHHSNIGPKGHSPWTGVSQFLQTSQKIIQFASGKEPQPGDTIIYVAGAFDLFHIGHVDFLEKVHQLAERPYIIAGLHFDQEVNRYKGKNYPIMNIHERTLSVLACRYVSEVVIGAPYAVTADLLDHFKVTLVCHGMTEVVPDKDGSDPYEEPKRRGIFQLVDSGSNLTTDLIVQRIIKNRLEFEARNQKKEAKELAVLEAMKRLEEEKH
- the NPB gene encoding neuropeptide B, whose amino-acid sequence is MMRATRCLVLAVAVALLCRPAASWYRQAAAPLSYPVGRASGLLSGLHRLPYSRRSDSEVAAQRRPAALHVGLAAPLRTMVPCVTDVNPKLRSCRLLPGVPGALQCRAAVTVSLVSTECAGV